The following proteins come from a genomic window of Paenibacillus sp. CAA11:
- a CDS encoding spore germination protein, which produces MHRPVEASEEQKHLVSELGTNLGHIRNQLGNSSDLMIKELKSLQQWPSALIYLDGLIDNQLLHGSILHSLMTSEPPGSCGDGEQRLVCLQEQVLVAADTGSFTSMEELFNRLLSGHIILLLEGMDKGLWIGAAGWEDRSVSEPQTQTVVRGPMEGFTENLRKNTSLLRKRIRDPHLWIETRKIGQMTQTNVAIMYIKGTADEGIVKELHSRLDRIDMDGILEGGYIEEQIQDGQRTLFPTVYNSERPDTIASGLLEGRIAILVDGTPFVMLIPALFVQFLQAADDYYQRTYISSLLRLLRYLGFFIAMLAPALYIAVSTFHQEMLPTNLLISIASQREGVPFPAFIEALLMEVTYEILREAGVRIPKTIGQAVSIVGTLVIGQAAVEAGVVSAAMVIIVSITAISSYVIPENDLTVAVRILRFGFMFLAGSFGLLGILLGLLAILLHLTTLCSFGVPYMSPFGPFIAPDIKDSLFRLPWPKLKTRPNPKYVADTVRQQPRKRVIPKRSKKGDSGR; this is translated from the coding sequence GTGCATAGACCCGTGGAAGCCTCGGAAGAGCAGAAGCATCTTGTGTCAGAACTGGGGACGAATCTCGGCCATATCCGCAATCAGTTGGGCAATAGCAGTGATCTGATGATCAAGGAGCTCAAAAGCCTGCAGCAGTGGCCCTCTGCGCTTATATATCTGGATGGGCTGATCGACAATCAGCTGCTTCATGGCTCGATCTTGCATTCCTTAATGACGAGCGAGCCGCCAGGCAGCTGCGGGGACGGTGAGCAGCGGCTGGTTTGCTTGCAGGAGCAGGTGCTTGTAGCTGCAGATACGGGCAGCTTCACTTCCATGGAGGAGCTGTTCAACCGCCTTCTCTCAGGCCATATCATTCTTCTTCTAGAAGGGATGGATAAGGGGCTGTGGATCGGTGCGGCGGGATGGGAAGATCGGAGTGTAAGTGAGCCGCAAACCCAGACGGTGGTGCGTGGGCCGATGGAAGGATTCACAGAGAATCTGCGCAAGAACACCTCGCTGCTTCGCAAGCGAATCCGCGATCCTCATCTGTGGATAGAAACCCGTAAGATCGGGCAAATGACGCAGACGAATGTAGCCATTATGTACATCAAGGGAACAGCGGATGAAGGCATTGTAAAGGAATTACATTCAAGACTTGACCGGATTGACATGGACGGTATCCTGGAGGGCGGTTATATCGAAGAACAGATTCAGGATGGGCAAAGGACTTTATTTCCCACGGTTTATAATTCGGAACGTCCAGACACGATAGCTTCAGGGCTGCTTGAAGGCAGAATTGCCATACTGGTGGATGGGACGCCCTTTGTGATGTTGATCCCGGCCTTGTTTGTACAGTTCCTTCAGGCTGCCGATGATTATTATCAGCGAACCTATATCAGCAGTTTATTACGCCTTCTGCGTTACCTTGGCTTTTTTATTGCAATGCTGGCACCTGCGCTTTACATTGCTGTCTCAACCTTTCATCAGGAAATGCTACCGACGAACCTCCTAATCAGCATCGCTTCCCAGAGGGAAGGGGTCCCTTTTCCCGCCTTTATCGAAGCGCTTCTGATGGAGGTTACCTATGAGATTTTGCGCGAAGCAGGGGTGCGGATTCCGAAGACGATTGGCCAAGCCGTCTCGATTGTCGGCACACTGGTTATCGGGCAAGCAGCCGTAGAGGCGGGAGTCGTCTCGGCGGCAATGGTCATTATCGTGTCGATCACGGCCATATCGAGTTACGTCATTCCAGAGAATGATCTGACGGTTGCCGTACGGATCTTAAGATTTGGTTTCATGTTTCTGGCAGGTTCGTTTGGACTTCTGGGCATTCTGCTGGGGCTGCTTGCCATACTGCTTCATTTAACAACTTTATGTTCATTCGGTGTACCTTATATGAGCCCTTTCGGGCCATTTATTGCACCAGATATTAAGGATAGTCTTTTTCGCCTTCCTTGGCCGAAGCTGAAAACCCGGCCGAACCCTAAGTATGTGGCCGACACAGTAAGGCAACAGCCCCGCAAACGGGTAATTCCGAAGCGCTCAAAAAAGGGAGACAGCGGCAGATGA
- the greA gene encoding transcription elongation factor GreA encodes MANEEEVLLTKEGLAKIEEELKELKTVKRKELAERLKVAISYGDLKENSEYHSAKDDQAFMETRILQLEKMLRNAKVVDAGSLNLNKVSVGSVVVLNDIEFAEKVEYQIVGPAEADVANNKLSYESPLGKELLGKEVGSKIEVEAPAGIIKYELLEIKSL; translated from the coding sequence ATGGCAAATGAAGAAGAAGTACTGTTAACCAAGGAAGGCTTGGCCAAGATCGAGGAAGAGCTCAAAGAGCTGAAGACGGTGAAGCGCAAAGAGTTGGCAGAGCGTCTTAAGGTAGCCATCAGTTATGGCGATTTGAAGGAGAACAGTGAGTATCATTCTGCGAAGGATGATCAGGCCTTCATGGAGACGCGGATTCTGCAGCTGGAGAAGATGCTCCGCAACGCTAAGGTTGTGGATGCGGGCAGCCTGAATCTCAATAAAGTAAGCGTAGGCTCTGTAGTCGTGCTGAACGACATTGAGTTTGCCGAGAAGGTAGAGTATCAGATTGTAGGACCGGCTGAAGCAGATGTAGCCAACAATAAGCTGTCTTATGAGAGTCCGCTGGGCAAGGAGCTGCTCGGCAAAGAAGTCGGCAGTAAGATCGAGGTTGAGGCTCCGGCAGGAATTATTAAATATGAGCTGTTGGAGATCAAGTCGCTCTAG
- a CDS encoding helix-turn-helix domain-containing protein has protein sequence MISILTIREEMTDYLRTHRLTITQFSKISGINSGTLSRILSGSKPISMEQLERITFAMGLEESHFFSSYIDECFSFSAPNWRRLRPFLLRCAELNRLDCIEQVVDNLLDNLAYAPSLFEVAEELFEQKKYEAAALLYKGVSASEKYQHSERLALCQYRLFVTTLGGDLDANLEAAILFEAYVDRLDELDQLEALRRLAHVFGAAHKWKKVEQLARKLHKIATIQYKYEVNSGAGNQGERRPKKPVYYYIFYALLTLSVVCEECGQYEQAMHYAALYADSSWVREDTEESKQIIRQFQEWAVANTYIYRLLAGDMKMLTEYVNYLNCHEEEVFTGLCSIVQAANLYGHNIDDILERFSSFVPYSIHQSEFGGYSKPIIMDQTAQFLSDLAAYQLHNNRHEGISLILQGLDLSIKINSEKNIIRCMALFEKYRGISEDKEKEKFKSLVNEVERLNEEKNNFFVSSI, from the coding sequence TTGATTTCTATACTCACAATACGTGAAGAAATGACAGATTATTTGAGAACTCACAGATTAACGATTACTCAATTCTCTAAGATTTCAGGCATAAATTCCGGTACCCTAAGCCGTATTTTAAGCGGGAGCAAGCCGATCTCAATGGAGCAGCTTGAGCGGATTACCTTCGCTATGGGTTTGGAAGAATCGCATTTTTTCAGCAGTTACATTGATGAGTGCTTCTCATTTTCTGCACCCAATTGGAGAAGACTCAGGCCGTTTTTATTAAGATGCGCTGAACTGAACCGGCTGGACTGCATTGAGCAGGTTGTAGATAACCTGCTGGATAATTTAGCTTATGCTCCGTCCTTATTCGAAGTTGCAGAGGAGTTATTTGAACAGAAGAAATACGAAGCGGCGGCCCTACTCTATAAGGGGGTGAGCGCCAGTGAGAAATACCAGCATTCGGAGAGGCTGGCTCTGTGTCAGTATCGATTGTTTGTTACTACATTGGGCGGCGACTTGGATGCCAACTTGGAAGCGGCCATTTTGTTTGAAGCCTATGTGGATCGGCTTGATGAATTAGATCAATTGGAAGCACTCAGGCGGTTAGCCCACGTGTTTGGGGCCGCACACAAATGGAAAAAGGTAGAACAACTTGCTCGGAAATTACATAAAATTGCAACCATACAGTATAAATATGAGGTTAACTCAGGTGCGGGTAATCAAGGGGAACGGCGACCTAAGAAACCAGTATATTATTATATCTTCTATGCGCTGCTTACCCTTTCTGTAGTATGTGAAGAATGCGGTCAATATGAGCAGGCAATGCATTATGCTGCATTGTACGCTGATTCCAGCTGGGTGCGTGAAGATACAGAAGAATCGAAGCAAATTATCAGACAGTTTCAGGAGTGGGCTGTTGCAAATACCTATATTTATCGACTATTAGCAGGAGATATGAAAATGCTCACTGAATATGTTAATTATCTTAACTGCCATGAGGAAGAGGTGTTTACAGGACTTTGTAGCATTGTCCAAGCCGCTAATCTCTATGGGCACAACATTGATGACATTTTAGAGCGTTTTTCATCCTTTGTTCCATATTCAATTCACCAAAGTGAATTTGGTGGATATAGTAAACCTATTATCATGGACCAAACTGCACAATTCCTAAGTGACTTGGCAGCTTATCAATTACATAATAATCGTCATGAAGGCATAAGTTTAATTTTACAGGGATTAGATTTATCCATCAAAATCAACAGTGAAAAGAATATTATTAGATGTATGGCATTATTTGAAAAGTATAGAGGTATCTCGGAGGATAAGGAAAAAGAAAAATTCAAAAGCTTAGTAAATGAGGTGGAAAGATTAAATGAGGAAAAAAATAATTTCTTTGTTAGCTCTATTTAG
- a CDS encoding S-layer homology domain-containing protein: protein MKYEHKFPEFKNLSDKTLQGMTLRDLIAQDVKGLSLKAIFNMPYDVKQIAGGSTGVTVKGKSIHLDYLKMIKSGGREWKFESLKNGGKFSFSDVKSNSWYSKAVNAVSEGGMFSGFSDGAFKPDKAMSLAELFKVIAIGSGELNSNHPVYWAAGYVAFAKANGLVLSDVEETSKYWDTPATREQAVYALAVAANNLDKKEVNDTIKSDSIKDWNSIDSRMREMIRFAYNAGIVRGNEDGTFNPKSKITRAEISQILYNINWTKPKK, encoded by the coding sequence ATGAAATATGAGCATAAGTTTCCTGAATTTAAAAATTTGTCTGACAAAACGTTACAAGGAATGACACTTCGTGACCTAATTGCTCAGGACGTAAAAGGGTTATCACTCAAGGCAATATTTAATATGCCATATGACGTAAAGCAAATTGCTGGAGGCAGCACTGGAGTAACTGTAAAGGGAAAATCAATCCATCTTGACTATCTGAAGATGATCAAGTCAGGCGGCCGTGAGTGGAAATTTGAATCATTAAAAAATGGGGGTAAATTCTCATTCTCTGATGTTAAAAGCAATTCCTGGTATTCGAAGGCTGTTAATGCAGTTTCAGAAGGCGGAATGTTTAGCGGATTTTCTGATGGTGCATTCAAACCCGACAAGGCCATGAGCCTTGCAGAATTATTTAAGGTTATTGCCATTGGATCAGGAGAGTTAAACTCCAACCATCCTGTATATTGGGCTGCGGGCTACGTTGCATTCGCTAAAGCTAACGGGCTTGTTCTTTCAGATGTAGAGGAAACATCAAAATACTGGGACACTCCAGCAACAAGGGAGCAAGCAGTTTATGCTCTTGCAGTGGCTGCAAATAATTTAGATAAGAAGGAAGTAAATGATACCATCAAAAGCGACAGCATTAAGGACTGGAACAGCATTGACTCTAGAATGAGAGAAATGATTCGTTTCGCATATAATGCAGGAATTGTTAGGGGAAACGAAGATGGGACATTTAACCCCAAGAGTAAAATTACCCGTGCAGAGATCTCTCAAATTCTATATAACATCAACTGGACAAAACCAAAGAAGTAA
- a CDS encoding DUF6509 family protein has product MITFKSYSAELVKDPFGILSGQRYEFIIDLDIPEEDELYMENGVYARVVVKEDEGGISIIKYDLMERSTDKMLDFDLEEEEESALEAFCKEHLPGA; this is encoded by the coding sequence ATGATAACCTTCAAGAGTTATAGCGCTGAGTTGGTAAAAGACCCCTTCGGGATCCTCTCGGGCCAAAGATATGAATTTATCATTGATCTGGACATTCCAGAGGAAGATGAGCTTTATATGGAGAACGGAGTATATGCGAGGGTCGTTGTGAAGGAGGATGAAGGCGGGATCAGCATTATTAAATATGATCTGATGGAGCGTTCGACCGATAAGATGCTGGATTTTGACTTGGAAGAAGAGGAAGAGTCGGCGCTTGAGGCATTTTGCAAAGAGCATCTTCCCGGGGCGTAA
- the rlmN gene encoding 23S rRNA (adenine(2503)-C(2))-methyltransferase RlmN encodes MNKTSIYGLTLDQLTAWLQERGEKKSRALLVWDYLYRRRVTAWQEMIDLQPECIQLLSDHFVIQTLGEHLRQESADGTIKFLFRLHDGHLIETVLMRHKFGLSVCVTTQVGCNIGCSFCASGLLAKSRDLTSSEIVEQIMKVQLHLDQAQPGKLVSHIVVMGIGEPFDNFENLISFLQIVKDHKGLAIGPRHITVSTSGLVNKIKEFGDLNLRVNLAISLHAPNNELRTSIMKINRALPIEKLMDALDYYLEKTNQRVTIEYILLKDVNDRTEHALELAQLLGTLRRPLVNVNLIPYNPVDEHSQYQRSEQASVLAFYDVLKKQGISVSVRLEHGADIDAACGQLRSKQMRKEA; translated from the coding sequence ATGAATAAAACATCCATTTATGGATTAACCTTAGATCAATTAACAGCATGGCTGCAGGAACGGGGAGAGAAGAAATCTCGGGCACTATTGGTGTGGGACTATCTGTACCGGAGACGGGTGACGGCCTGGCAGGAAATGATAGACCTTCAACCCGAGTGTATTCAGCTGCTCTCAGATCACTTTGTGATTCAGACGCTGGGCGAGCATTTAAGACAGGAATCGGCGGACGGCACCATTAAATTTCTGTTCCGGCTGCACGATGGGCATTTGATCGAGACGGTGCTGATGCGTCATAAGTTCGGCTTATCGGTCTGTGTAACGACCCAGGTGGGCTGCAATATCGGCTGCAGCTTCTGTGCAAGCGGACTGCTGGCCAAGAGCCGTGACTTGACGAGCAGTGAGATCGTTGAGCAGATCATGAAGGTACAGCTGCATCTGGACCAGGCTCAGCCGGGCAAGCTGGTAAGCCATATTGTTGTTATGGGGATTGGCGAGCCGTTTGATAATTTTGAGAACCTGATCAGCTTCCTTCAGATTGTTAAAGATCATAAAGGCCTCGCGATCGGGCCAAGGCATATCACTGTCTCAACCAGCGGGCTGGTGAATAAGATCAAGGAGTTCGGGGATCTCAACCTGCGGGTGAACCTGGCCATCTCCCTGCATGCCCCAAATAATGAGCTGCGCACAAGTATTATGAAGATCAATCGGGCGCTCCCAATTGAGAAGCTGATGGATGCGCTTGATTATTATCTGGAGAAGACCAATCAGCGGGTGACGATTGAATACATCCTTCTGAAGGATGTCAATGATCGTACAGAGCATGCCCTGGAGCTTGCACAGCTGCTGGGGACGCTCCGGCGTCCGCTCGTGAACGTGAACTTGATTCCTTATAACCCGGTGGATGAGCATAGTCAATATCAGCGAAGTGAACAGGCTTCCGTGCTCGCCTTCTACGATGTGCTGAAGAAGCAGGGAATCAGCGTCAGTGTCCGGCTTGAGCACGGGGCGGATATTGATGCGGCCTGCGGGCAGCTCCGCAGCAAGCAAATGAGAAAAGAGGCATAG
- a CDS encoding YwqG family protein: MENSYKYNDDYVRSLLAEYEITELEDYLLQHRRPVVKLERGQAGASSIGKSRIGGYPDLPPEIEWPKTSDGKLMTLLAQLNFAQMVEEAGAETLPEFFPKRGLLYIFAGLDEPAYDVEHKVIYIPQPETAELVYRKPEQKTILEETQEMESSPFEVHAIGQIEFPNYAYEDVDELEATETSMENYEAMAEDMRFKPDDVLGRMFGYPEGQHGDDEYEAALVIHTGKKYGYDTGEARKQLIKHFNGDEQKADQEIQDMLMLLELDSDDDVGFRWWDSGVIHLFIRKEDLINLNFDRMYCSIYSS; this comes from the coding sequence ATGGAGAACTCCTACAAATATAACGATGATTATGTACGCAGCCTGCTGGCTGAATATGAAATTACAGAGCTGGAAGACTACCTGCTTCAGCATCGCCGTCCGGTAGTGAAGCTTGAACGGGGGCAAGCCGGGGCCTCCTCTATAGGAAAGTCGCGAATCGGCGGGTATCCTGATCTGCCGCCAGAAATAGAGTGGCCTAAGACGTCTGACGGCAAGCTTATGACTTTGCTCGCCCAGCTGAACTTCGCACAGATGGTGGAAGAGGCGGGAGCGGAGACGCTGCCGGAGTTTTTTCCAAAGCGAGGACTTCTCTACATCTTCGCAGGGCTCGATGAGCCTGCATACGATGTGGAGCATAAGGTGATTTACATTCCTCAGCCCGAGACAGCTGAGCTTGTCTACCGCAAGCCCGAGCAGAAGACGATCCTTGAGGAGACTCAAGAAATGGAGTCAAGCCCGTTCGAGGTTCATGCTATAGGGCAGATTGAATTTCCTAACTATGCGTATGAGGATGTGGATGAGCTGGAAGCTACCGAAACTTCCATGGAGAACTATGAAGCGATGGCTGAGGATATGCGGTTCAAGCCGGACGATGTTCTTGGCCGCATGTTCGGCTATCCGGAGGGGCAGCATGGGGATGATGAATATGAAGCTGCGCTCGTAATCCATACCGGTAAGAAATACGGGTACGATACTGGAGAGGCACGCAAACAGCTGATAAAGCATTTTAACGGAGACGAACAGAAGGCCGATCAGGAAATCCAGGATATGCTGATGCTGCTTGAGCTGGATAGCGATGATGACGTAGGCTTCAGATGGTGGGACAGCGGCGTAATCCATCTATTTATTCGCAAGGAAGATCTCATCAACTTGAACTTTGACCGTATGTACTGCTCTATCTACTCCAGTTAA
- the fabZ gene encoding 3-hydroxyacyl-ACP dehydratase FabZ, giving the protein MLDINQIKKLIPHRYPFLLVDRILEIVEGKRAVGIKNVTFNEPYFLGHFPDYPVMPGILIVEALAQVGGIAMSNTESNNHKIGLLTGIDNCRFKKQVKPGDQLLLEFEVTRTKGQIVKGTGIAKVNNELVCEAEIMFAFNSIEAIN; this is encoded by the coding sequence ATGCTTGATATTAATCAAATTAAAAAGCTTATTCCCCATAGATATCCCTTTCTTTTGGTCGATAGAATCTTAGAAATTGTTGAGGGAAAGAGAGCTGTTGGAATTAAAAATGTGACTTTCAATGAACCTTATTTCCTGGGCCACTTTCCCGATTATCCCGTCATGCCTGGAATTTTGATTGTAGAAGCACTGGCACAGGTGGGTGGTATCGCTATGTCCAACACAGAGAGCAATAACCATAAGATAGGATTACTGACGGGTATTGATAATTGTCGGTTTAAGAAGCAAGTAAAACCAGGGGATCAACTCCTTCTTGAATTCGAAGTGACCCGAACCAAGGGACAAATAGTCAAAGGAACAGGCATTGCCAAGGTAAACAATGAATTGGTTTGTGAAGCAGAAATAATGTTTGCATTTAATTCTATTGAGGCCATAAACTAA
- a CDS encoding DUF523 domain-containing protein — protein sequence MILVSSCLAGSEVRYNGTHSLDERIQTLVREKRAVMVCPELLGGFSTPREPAEIVGGDGVDVLEGRARVVERSGRDVTELYIKGAYETLEMARSIQATIVVLKEYSPSCGSSMVYNGEFRNKKVIGRGVTTALLQRNGIQVISENDLAAWLAEGRV from the coding sequence TTGATTCTAGTGAGTTCTTGCTTGGCAGGGTCGGAGGTAAGATACAATGGCACCCATAGTCTGGATGAGCGCATTCAGACGCTTGTCCGCGAGAAGAGGGCGGTTATGGTATGCCCTGAGCTCCTGGGAGGCTTCTCCACGCCCAGAGAGCCTGCCGAGATTGTCGGGGGCGACGGGGTGGATGTGCTGGAGGGCCGGGCTAGAGTTGTAGAGAGATCAGGTCGGGATGTTACTGAACTGTATATCAAAGGGGCTTATGAGACTCTTGAGATGGCCCGTTCCATTCAAGCTACAATCGTGGTGCTTAAGGAATACAGCCCCTCGTGCGGCAGCTCTATGGTGTACAACGGGGAATTTAGGAATAAGAAAGTGATCGGGCGCGGAGTGACGACAGCATTGCTGCAAAGGAACGGGATTCAGGTCATATCCGAGAACGATCTTGCGGCTTGGCTCGCAGAGGGCAGGGTGTAA
- a CDS encoding GntP family permease, with protein sequence MEGTVIHWIGAVIGLILAIVLIFKKVNPVYALFGGAVVGGLLGGASLTETVQYVIDGTNSVMGAVVRVLAAGVLAGVLIESGAAERIAETIVAKLGEKKALLSIALATMIITAVGVFITVAIIIVAPIALSVGKKIGISKTALLLALVGGGKAGNIISPNPNTIAVAKGFNVDLSQVMINGFFPALAGLIVTVLVASLLMNKGTPIAEGDVPSEEGASSRKDKPSFGRAIVAPVIAIVLLAINPIGSILHIEALQSFKIDSMIILPLAGIIGLIAMKQTKNIIAFTTSGLNKMTGTAIILIGAGAIAGIISKSDLSSTVVDAISAMGISGTFLAPIAGILMGAATASTSTASIVAAGSFGEAILSMGTSPLNAAVMVHSGAVVIDHLPHGNFFHVTADAVKMDIKNRMKLIPYESIVGLTMTIVATILYGFIF encoded by the coding sequence ATGGAAGGAACAGTCATCCACTGGATCGGGGCCGTCATCGGTCTGATTCTAGCCATTGTCTTGATATTTAAAAAGGTAAATCCGGTGTACGCCCTGTTCGGCGGCGCCGTTGTCGGCGGTCTGCTTGGCGGAGCTTCGCTTACAGAGACCGTTCAATATGTCATTGATGGAACCAACAGCGTCATGGGTGCTGTAGTTCGTGTACTGGCCGCTGGGGTGCTGGCCGGGGTTCTGATTGAATCCGGCGCGGCCGAGCGGATCGCCGAGACGATCGTAGCCAAGCTCGGCGAGAAGAAAGCCTTGCTCTCCATCGCACTCGCTACCATGATCATTACAGCTGTCGGCGTGTTTATTACGGTAGCCATCATTATCGTCGCCCCGATCGCCCTGTCGGTCGGCAAGAAGATCGGCATTTCCAAGACCGCCCTGCTCCTCGCCCTAGTCGGCGGCGGCAAGGCCGGTAACATTATCTCGCCGAATCCCAACACCATTGCAGTGGCCAAAGGCTTCAACGTAGACCTGTCTCAGGTCATGATCAACGGATTCTTCCCGGCCCTGGCCGGACTTATCGTAACCGTCCTCGTAGCAAGCCTGTTAATGAACAAAGGAACACCCATCGCAGAAGGCGATGTTCCAAGCGAGGAGGGTGCTTCCTCTCGGAAGGACAAGCCTAGCTTCGGACGCGCCATTGTCGCTCCGGTCATTGCCATTGTCCTCCTGGCCATCAATCCGATCGGCAGCATCCTTCATATCGAAGCGCTGCAGTCGTTCAAGATCGATTCCATGATCATTCTGCCGCTGGCGGGAATTATAGGCCTCATTGCGATGAAGCAGACCAAGAACATCATTGCCTTTACAACCTCAGGCCTGAATAAAATGACCGGGACGGCGATCATTCTGATCGGCGCCGGAGCGATTGCCGGCATCATCTCCAAGTCCGATCTCAGTTCTACTGTCGTCGATGCCATCTCAGCCATGGGCATCTCCGGGACATTCCTGGCTCCGATCGCCGGTATTCTGATGGGGGCGGCCACTGCCTCGACTTCAACGGCATCCATTGTAGCGGCCGGCTCATTCGGTGAAGCCATCCTCTCCATGGGAACCTCGCCGCTGAATGCAGCGGTCATGGTGCACAGCGGAGCTGTGGTTATCGACCATCTGCCGCACGGCAACTTCTTCCACGTAACGGCAGACGCCGTGAAGATGGACATCAAGAACCGGATGAAGCTGATTCCCTATGAGAGTATTGTCGGCCTCACCATGACGATTGTCGCCACGATCCTGTACGGCTTTATATTCTAA
- a CDS encoding glycerate kinase family protein, translating into MQQPIFLLAPDSFKESMTAKEACEAMERGIRKAIPQAVCLHVPMADGGEGTMQSLVDATAGTIYPMKVKGPLGNEVEAHYGITGDGQTGVLEMASASGIHLVPAQERNPLITTTYGTGQLIQACLDHGVKKLLIGIGGSATNDGGAGMVQALGGRLLDEAGEELEFGGGALGRLASFDLSGLDARLQDVRVEVACDVTNPLCGQTGASHVFGPQKGATPDMIEQLDHSLHHYATVIQSQLGKTIAEMPGAGAAGGLGAGLVVFLNGVLKKGIELVIDYTGLEDKVRQADLVWTGEGSMDFQTQYGKTPYGVAQVAKKHGKPVIALAGRIGDQTEVLYDKGIDAIFGILQGASALEDALRDGQTNIERTAENVTRLIGTIIGRK; encoded by the coding sequence ATCCAACAACCTATTTTTCTGCTGGCACCCGACTCCTTCAAAGAAAGCATGACCGCCAAAGAGGCCTGCGAAGCGATGGAACGCGGCATCCGCAAGGCCATACCTCAGGCAGTGTGCCTTCATGTACCGATGGCGGACGGTGGCGAAGGCACCATGCAATCGCTGGTGGATGCCACCGCCGGCACGATCTACCCGATGAAGGTGAAAGGACCGCTGGGCAATGAGGTAGAGGCGCATTACGGCATCACCGGTGACGGTCAGACAGGCGTGCTGGAAATGGCCAGTGCCAGCGGCATCCATCTGGTGCCCGCCCAGGAGCGCAACCCGCTCATCACCACCACTTACGGCACCGGACAGCTCATTCAGGCCTGCCTGGACCACGGCGTGAAGAAGCTGCTGATCGGTATCGGCGGGAGCGCCACGAATGACGGAGGCGCGGGGATGGTTCAAGCGCTCGGCGGCAGGCTCCTCGATGAAGCTGGTGAAGAGCTGGAGTTCGGCGGAGGTGCCCTTGGCAGGCTCGCAAGCTTTGACTTGTCTGGCCTCGATGCCCGGCTGCAGGACGTCAGGGTCGAAGTCGCCTGTGACGTAACCAACCCGCTGTGCGGTCAGACCGGAGCCTCACATGTCTTCGGGCCGCAGAAAGGGGCTACCCCGGACATGATTGAGCAGCTGGACCATAGCCTTCACCATTATGCGACCGTAATCCAAAGCCAGCTGGGCAAGACCATCGCAGAGATGCCCGGAGCGGGCGCGGCCGGAGGGCTTGGCGCAGGACTGGTTGTCTTCTTGAACGGCGTGCTGAAGAAAGGAATTGAGCTGGTGATTGACTACACTGGCCTTGAAGATAAAGTACGGCAGGCTGATTTAGTGTGGACCGGCGAAGGAAGCATGGACTTTCAGACCCAATACGGGAAAACGCCTTACGGAGTAGCTCAGGTTGCCAAGAAGCACGGCAAGCCTGTCATCGCTCTGGCGGGGCGGATTGGGGATCAGACCGAAGTGTTGTATGATAAAGGCATTGATGCCATCTTCGGCATCCTTCAGGGAGCCTCAGCACTGGAAGATGCCTTAAGAGATGGGCAGACCAATATAGAGCGAACCGCAGAGAATGTAACGCGGCTGATCGGAACGATAATTGGACGGAAATAA